A DNA window from Cervus elaphus chromosome 17, mCerEla1.1, whole genome shotgun sequence contains the following coding sequences:
- the PCDH7 gene encoding protocadherin-7 isoform X8 — translation MLRMRTMGWARAWCLGCCLLFPLSLSLAAAKQLLRYRLAEEGPADVRIGNVASDLGIVTGSGEVTFSLESGSEYLKIDNLTGELSTSERRIDREKLPQCQMIFDENECFLDFEVSVIGPSQSWVDLFEGRVIVLDINDNTPTFPSPVLTLTVEENRPVGTLYLLPTATDRDFGRNGIERYELLQEPGGGGGGGGEGRRAGPADSAPYPGGGGNGGSGGGPGGSKRRLDAPEGGGGTSPGGRSSVFELQVADTPDGEKQPQLIVKGALDREQRDSYELTLRVRDGGDPPRSSQAILRVLITDVNDNSPRFEKSVYEADLAENSAPGTPILQLRAADLDVGVNGQIEYVFGAATESVRRLLRLDETSGWLSVLHRIDREEVNQLRFTVMARDRGQPPKTDKATVVLNIKDENDNVPSIEIRKIGRIPLKDGVANVAEDVLVDTPIALVQVSDRDQGENGVVTCTVVGDVPFQLKPASDTEGDQNKKKYFLHTSAPLDYETTKEFNVVIVAVDSGSPSLSSNNSLIVKVGDTNDNPPVFGQSVVEVYFPENNIPGERVATVLATDADSGKNAEIAYSLDSSVMGIFAIDPDSGDILVNTVLDREQTDRYEFKVNARDKGVPVLQGSTTVIVQVADKNDNDPKFMQDVFTFYVKENLQPNSPVGMVTVMDADKGRNAEMSLYIEENSNIFSIENDTGTIYSTMSFDREHQTTYTFRVKAVDGGEPPRSATATVSLFVMDENDNAPTVTLPRNISYTLLPPSSNVRTVVATVLATDSDDGINADLNYSIVGGNPFKLFEIDSTSGVVSLVGKLTQKHYGLHRLVVQVNDSGQPSQSTTTLVHVFVNESVSNATVIDSQIARSLHTPLTQDIAGDPSYEISKQRLSIVIGVVAGIMTVILIILIVVMARYCRSKNKNGYEAGKKDHEDFFTPQQHDKSKKPKKDKKNKKSKQPLYSSIVTVEASKPNGQRYDSVNEKLSDSPSMGRYRSVNGGPGSPDLARHYKSSSPLPTVQLHPQSPTAGKKHQAVQDLPPANTFVGAGDNISIGSDHCSEYSCQTNNKYSKQMRLHPYITVFG, via the exons TAGCCTAGCGGCGGCCAAGCAACTCCTCCGGTACCGACTGGCGGAGGAGGGCCCAGCAGACGTCCGCATCGGCAACGTCGCCTCAGACTTGGGCATCGTGACCGGCTCCGGTGAGGTGACTTTCAGCCTCGAGTCGGGCTCAGAGTACCTGAAGATCGACAACCTCACCGGCGAGCTCAGTACCAGCGAGCGGCGCATCGACCGCGAGAAACTGCCCCAGTGTCAGATGATCTTCGACGAGAACGAGTGCTTCCTGGACTTCGAGGTGTCGGTGATCGGGCCCTCGCAGAGCTGGGTGGACCTGTTCGAGGGTCGGGTCATCGTGCTCGACATCAACGACAACACGCCCACCTTCCCGTCACCCGTGCTCACGCTCACGGTGGAGGAGAACCGGCCGGTGGGCACTCTCTACCTGCTGCCTACAGCCACCGACCGGGACTTCGGCCGCAACGGCATTGAGCGCTACGAGCTGCTGCAGGAGcctgggggcggcggcggcggcggcggcgagggcCGGCGCGCCGGGCCTGCCGACAGCGCCCCCTACCCCGGGGGCGGCGGGAACGGCGGGAGCGGCGGCGGCCCCGGGGGCTCCAAGCGGCGGCTGGACGCGCCGGAAGGCGGCGGCGGGACCAGCCCGGGCGGACGCAGCAGCGTGTTCGAACTGCAGGTGGCCGACACCCCGGATGGCGAAAAGCAGCCGCAGCTGATCGTGAAGGGGGCGCTGGACCGCGAACAGCGCGACTCCTACGAGCTGACCCTGAGGGTGCGCGACGGTGGCGACCCGCCTCGCTCCTCCCAGGCCATCCTGCGGGTGCTCATCACCGACGTGAACGACAACAGCCCCCGCTTCGAGAAGAGCGTGTACGAGGCTGACCTGGCCGAGAACAGCGCCCCGGGGACCCCCATCCTGCAGCTGCGTGCCGCCGACCTGGACGTGGGGGTCAACGGGCAGATCGAGTACGTGTTCGGGGCGGCTACCGAGTCCGTGCGGCGGCTGCTGCGCCTAGACGAGACGTCCGGCTGGCTCAGTGTCCTGCACCGTATAGACCGCGAGGAAGTGAACCAGCTGCGCTTCACGGTCATGGCCCGCGATCGCGGGCAGCCCCCCAAGACAGACAAAGCCACGGTGGTCCTTAATATCAAGGACGAGAACGACAACGTGCCGTCCATTGAAATCCGCAAGATCGGGCGTATCCCACTCAAGGACGGGGTGGCCAACGTGGCCGAGGACGTTCTGGTGGACACCCCCATCGCCCTGGTACAGGTGTCTGACCGAGACCAAGGCGAGAATGGAGTGGTCACCTGCACCGTGGTGGGCGACGTGCCCTTCCAGCTCAAGCCGGCCAGTGACACGGAGGGCGACCAGAACAAGAAAAAGTACTTCCTGCACACCTCGGCCCCTTTGGACTATGAGACCACCAAGGAGTTCAACGTGGTCATAGTGGCGGTGGACTCGGGCAGCCCCAGTCTCTCCAGCAACAACTCCCTGATTGTCAAGGTGGGAGACACCAACGACAACCCGCCTGTCTTTGGGCAGTCGGTGGTGGAGGTGTACTTTCCTGAGAACAACATCCCCGGAGAGAGGGTAGCCACGGTGCTGGCTACAGACGCGGACAGTGGGAAAAACGCGGAAATCGCCTACTCGCTGGACTCTTCCGTGATGGGGATCTTTGCCATCGATCCCGATTCTGGGGACATCCTCGTCAATACCGTGCTGGACCGCGAGCAGACTGACAGGTATGAGTTTAAAGTTAACGCCAGAGACAAAGGCGTCCCCGTGCTGCAAGGCAGCACCACAGTGATTGTTCAGGTGGCTGACAAGAATGACAATGACCCTAAGTTCATGCAGGACGTCTTTACCTTTTATGTGAAGGAAAATTTACAGCCCAACAGCCCCGTGGGAATGGTCACAGTGATGGATGCTGACAAGGGGCGCAATGCAGAGATGAGCCTGTACATAGAGGAGAACAGTAACATTTTTTCCATTGAAAATGACACGGGGACTATTTACTCCACGATGTCTTTTGACAGAGAACATCAGACCACATATACTTTCAGAGTCAAAGCTGTGGATGGGGGAGAGCCTCCCAGATCTGCAACAGCCACGGTCTCTCTCTTTGTGATGGATGAGAATGACAATGCTCCCACTGTCACCCTCCCCAGAAATATTTCCTACACTTTACTGCCACCTTCGAGTAACGTCAGGACAGTAGTTGCTACAGTGTTGGCAACAGACAGTGATGATGGCATCAATGCAGACCTTAACTACAGCATTGTGGGAGGGAATCCCTTCAAGCTGTTTGAGATTGATTCCACCAGTGGTGTGGTTTCCTTAGTGGGAAAACTCACCCAAAAGCATTATGGTTTGCACAGGTTGGTGGTGCAAGTGAATGACAGTGGGCAGCCTTCCCAGTCTACCACGACTCTGGTGCATGTGTTTGTCAATGAAAGTGTTTCTAATGCAACTGTGATTGACTCCCAGATAGCCAGAAGTTTGCACACCCCCCTCACCCAGGATATAGCTGGTGACCCAAGCTATGAAATTAGCAAACAGAGACTCAGTATTGTCATTGGGGTGGTTGCTGGAATTATGACTGTGATTCTAATCATCCTAATTGTAGTGATGGCAAGATATTGCCGGTCCAAAAATAAGAATGGCTATGAAGCTGGCAAGAAAGATCATGAAGACTTTTTTACACCCCAACAGCATGACAAATCTAAAAAGCCTAAAAaggacaagaaaaacaaaaaatctaagCAGCCACTCTACAGCAGCATTGTCACTGTAGAAGCTTCTAAACCAAATGGACAGAGGTATGATAGTGTCAATGAGAAGCTGTCAGACAGCCCAAGCATGGGCCGATACCGATCTGTTAATGGTGGGCCTGGCAGTCCTGACCTGGCCAGGCATTACAAATCTAGTTCCCCCTTGCCTACTGTCCAGCTTCACCCCCAGTCACCAACTGCAGGAAAAAAACACCAGGCCGTACAAGATTTACCACCAGCTAATACATTTGTGGGAGCAGGAGACAACATTTCAATTGGATCAGATCACTGTTCTGAGTACAGCTGTCAAACCAATAACAAATACAGCAAACAG atGCGTCTACATCCATACATTACTGTGTTTGGCTGA
- the PCDH7 gene encoding protocadherin-7 isoform X7 produces MLRMRTMGWARAWCLGCCLLFPLSLSLAAAKQLLRYRLAEEGPADVRIGNVASDLGIVTGSGEVTFSLESGSEYLKIDNLTGELSTSERRIDREKLPQCQMIFDENECFLDFEVSVIGPSQSWVDLFEGRVIVLDINDNTPTFPSPVLTLTVEENRPVGTLYLLPTATDRDFGRNGIERYELLQEPGGGGGGGGEGRRAGPADSAPYPGGGGNGGSGGGPGGSKRRLDAPEGGGGTSPGGRSSVFELQVADTPDGEKQPQLIVKGALDREQRDSYELTLRVRDGGDPPRSSQAILRVLITDVNDNSPRFEKSVYEADLAENSAPGTPILQLRAADLDVGVNGQIEYVFGAATESVRRLLRLDETSGWLSVLHRIDREEVNQLRFTVMARDRGQPPKTDKATVVLNIKDENDNVPSIEIRKIGRIPLKDGVANVAEDVLVDTPIALVQVSDRDQGENGVVTCTVVGDVPFQLKPASDTEGDQNKKKYFLHTSAPLDYETTKEFNVVIVAVDSGSPSLSSNNSLIVKVGDTNDNPPVFGQSVVEVYFPENNIPGERVATVLATDADSGKNAEIAYSLDSSVMGIFAIDPDSGDILVNTVLDREQTDRYEFKVNARDKGVPVLQGSTTVIVQVADKNDNDPKFMQDVFTFYVKENLQPNSPVGMVTVMDADKGRNAEMSLYIEENSNIFSIENDTGTIYSTMSFDREHQTTYTFRVKAVDGGEPPRSATATVSLFVMDENDNAPTVTLPRNISYTLLPPSSNVRTVVATVLATDSDDGINADLNYSIVGGNPFKLFEIDSTSGVVSLVGKLTQKHYGLHRLVVQVNDSGQPSQSTTTLVHVFVNESVSNATVIDSQIARSLHTPLTQDIAGDPSYEISKQRLSIVIGVVAGIMTVILIILIVVMARYCRSKNKNGYEAGKKDHEDFFTPQQHDKSKKPKKDKKNKKSKQPLYSSIVTVEASKPNGQRYDSVNEKLSDSPSMGRYRSVNGGPGSPDLARHYKSSSPLPTVQLHPQSPTAGKKHQAVQDLPPANTFVGAGDNISIGSDHCSEYSCQTNNKYSKQVKKLRLNLEQLAQDCIVNKGYS; encoded by the coding sequence TAGCCTAGCGGCGGCCAAGCAACTCCTCCGGTACCGACTGGCGGAGGAGGGCCCAGCAGACGTCCGCATCGGCAACGTCGCCTCAGACTTGGGCATCGTGACCGGCTCCGGTGAGGTGACTTTCAGCCTCGAGTCGGGCTCAGAGTACCTGAAGATCGACAACCTCACCGGCGAGCTCAGTACCAGCGAGCGGCGCATCGACCGCGAGAAACTGCCCCAGTGTCAGATGATCTTCGACGAGAACGAGTGCTTCCTGGACTTCGAGGTGTCGGTGATCGGGCCCTCGCAGAGCTGGGTGGACCTGTTCGAGGGTCGGGTCATCGTGCTCGACATCAACGACAACACGCCCACCTTCCCGTCACCCGTGCTCACGCTCACGGTGGAGGAGAACCGGCCGGTGGGCACTCTCTACCTGCTGCCTACAGCCACCGACCGGGACTTCGGCCGCAACGGCATTGAGCGCTACGAGCTGCTGCAGGAGcctgggggcggcggcggcggcggcggcgagggcCGGCGCGCCGGGCCTGCCGACAGCGCCCCCTACCCCGGGGGCGGCGGGAACGGCGGGAGCGGCGGCGGCCCCGGGGGCTCCAAGCGGCGGCTGGACGCGCCGGAAGGCGGCGGCGGGACCAGCCCGGGCGGACGCAGCAGCGTGTTCGAACTGCAGGTGGCCGACACCCCGGATGGCGAAAAGCAGCCGCAGCTGATCGTGAAGGGGGCGCTGGACCGCGAACAGCGCGACTCCTACGAGCTGACCCTGAGGGTGCGCGACGGTGGCGACCCGCCTCGCTCCTCCCAGGCCATCCTGCGGGTGCTCATCACCGACGTGAACGACAACAGCCCCCGCTTCGAGAAGAGCGTGTACGAGGCTGACCTGGCCGAGAACAGCGCCCCGGGGACCCCCATCCTGCAGCTGCGTGCCGCCGACCTGGACGTGGGGGTCAACGGGCAGATCGAGTACGTGTTCGGGGCGGCTACCGAGTCCGTGCGGCGGCTGCTGCGCCTAGACGAGACGTCCGGCTGGCTCAGTGTCCTGCACCGTATAGACCGCGAGGAAGTGAACCAGCTGCGCTTCACGGTCATGGCCCGCGATCGCGGGCAGCCCCCCAAGACAGACAAAGCCACGGTGGTCCTTAATATCAAGGACGAGAACGACAACGTGCCGTCCATTGAAATCCGCAAGATCGGGCGTATCCCACTCAAGGACGGGGTGGCCAACGTGGCCGAGGACGTTCTGGTGGACACCCCCATCGCCCTGGTACAGGTGTCTGACCGAGACCAAGGCGAGAATGGAGTGGTCACCTGCACCGTGGTGGGCGACGTGCCCTTCCAGCTCAAGCCGGCCAGTGACACGGAGGGCGACCAGAACAAGAAAAAGTACTTCCTGCACACCTCGGCCCCTTTGGACTATGAGACCACCAAGGAGTTCAACGTGGTCATAGTGGCGGTGGACTCGGGCAGCCCCAGTCTCTCCAGCAACAACTCCCTGATTGTCAAGGTGGGAGACACCAACGACAACCCGCCTGTCTTTGGGCAGTCGGTGGTGGAGGTGTACTTTCCTGAGAACAACATCCCCGGAGAGAGGGTAGCCACGGTGCTGGCTACAGACGCGGACAGTGGGAAAAACGCGGAAATCGCCTACTCGCTGGACTCTTCCGTGATGGGGATCTTTGCCATCGATCCCGATTCTGGGGACATCCTCGTCAATACCGTGCTGGACCGCGAGCAGACTGACAGGTATGAGTTTAAAGTTAACGCCAGAGACAAAGGCGTCCCCGTGCTGCAAGGCAGCACCACAGTGATTGTTCAGGTGGCTGACAAGAATGACAATGACCCTAAGTTCATGCAGGACGTCTTTACCTTTTATGTGAAGGAAAATTTACAGCCCAACAGCCCCGTGGGAATGGTCACAGTGATGGATGCTGACAAGGGGCGCAATGCAGAGATGAGCCTGTACATAGAGGAGAACAGTAACATTTTTTCCATTGAAAATGACACGGGGACTATTTACTCCACGATGTCTTTTGACAGAGAACATCAGACCACATATACTTTCAGAGTCAAAGCTGTGGATGGGGGAGAGCCTCCCAGATCTGCAACAGCCACGGTCTCTCTCTTTGTGATGGATGAGAATGACAATGCTCCCACTGTCACCCTCCCCAGAAATATTTCCTACACTTTACTGCCACCTTCGAGTAACGTCAGGACAGTAGTTGCTACAGTGTTGGCAACAGACAGTGATGATGGCATCAATGCAGACCTTAACTACAGCATTGTGGGAGGGAATCCCTTCAAGCTGTTTGAGATTGATTCCACCAGTGGTGTGGTTTCCTTAGTGGGAAAACTCACCCAAAAGCATTATGGTTTGCACAGGTTGGTGGTGCAAGTGAATGACAGTGGGCAGCCTTCCCAGTCTACCACGACTCTGGTGCATGTGTTTGTCAATGAAAGTGTTTCTAATGCAACTGTGATTGACTCCCAGATAGCCAGAAGTTTGCACACCCCCCTCACCCAGGATATAGCTGGTGACCCAAGCTATGAAATTAGCAAACAGAGACTCAGTATTGTCATTGGGGTGGTTGCTGGAATTATGACTGTGATTCTAATCATCCTAATTGTAGTGATGGCAAGATATTGCCGGTCCAAAAATAAGAATGGCTATGAAGCTGGCAAGAAAGATCATGAAGACTTTTTTACACCCCAACAGCATGACAAATCTAAAAAGCCTAAAAaggacaagaaaaacaaaaaatctaagCAGCCACTCTACAGCAGCATTGTCACTGTAGAAGCTTCTAAACCAAATGGACAGAGGTATGATAGTGTCAATGAGAAGCTGTCAGACAGCCCAAGCATGGGCCGATACCGATCTGTTAATGGTGGGCCTGGCAGTCCTGACCTGGCCAGGCATTACAAATCTAGTTCCCCCTTGCCTACTGTCCAGCTTCACCCCCAGTCACCAACTGCAGGAAAAAAACACCAGGCCGTACAAGATTTACCACCAGCTAATACATTTGTGGGAGCAGGAGACAACATTTCAATTGGATCAGATCACTGTTCTGAGTACAGCTGTCAAACCAATAACAAATACAGCAAACAG